One genomic window of Paraburkholderia acidiphila includes the following:
- a CDS encoding oxepin-CoA hydrolase, alternative type: MSAELRSTRPQGHESTLVLTLSNPGSRNALHPDMYAAAIEAFDAAERDPSLRAIILTGADNFFCAGGNLNRLLENRAKDPSVQAASIDLLGAWVTAMHQSSKPIIAAVEGAAAGAGFSLALAADLLVAADDAKFVMAYSRVGLTPDGGGSWFLARSLPRSLAFELMVEGKPIGAPRLAELGVVNRLAKPQTALDTALAWADELAKISPNSVARIKGLTNVADMQPLDAQLAAERDSFVASLHHRDGLEGITAFLEKRAPVYK, encoded by the coding sequence ATGAGCGCCGAACTCCGCAGCACCCGCCCGCAAGGCCACGAATCGACACTCGTCCTCACACTGTCGAACCCCGGCTCACGCAATGCGCTGCATCCCGACATGTACGCGGCGGCCATCGAAGCCTTCGACGCCGCCGAGCGCGACCCGTCGCTGCGCGCAATCATCCTCACGGGCGCCGACAACTTTTTCTGCGCGGGCGGCAACCTCAACCGCCTGCTCGAAAACCGCGCGAAGGACCCGTCCGTGCAAGCCGCCAGCATCGACCTACTCGGCGCCTGGGTCACGGCGATGCACCAGTCGAGCAAGCCGATCATCGCGGCCGTGGAGGGAGCCGCCGCCGGCGCGGGCTTCTCGCTCGCGCTCGCGGCCGACCTGCTCGTCGCCGCCGACGACGCGAAGTTCGTCATGGCGTATTCACGCGTGGGCCTGACGCCCGACGGCGGCGGCTCGTGGTTCCTCGCGCGCTCGCTGCCACGCTCGCTCGCGTTCGAACTGATGGTGGAAGGCAAGCCGATCGGCGCGCCGCGTCTCGCGGAGCTGGGTGTGGTGAACCGGCTCGCGAAACCGCAAACGGCGCTCGACACGGCGCTTGCCTGGGCCGACGAACTGGCGAAGATCTCGCCGAATTCGGTGGCGCGCATCAAGGGTTTGACGAACGTCGCGGACATGCAGCCGCTCGACGCGCAACTCGCCGCGGAGCGCGATAGTTTTGTCGCGTCGCTCCATCACCGCGACGGCCTCGAAGGCATTACTGCGTTCCTCGAAAAGCGCGCGCCCGTCTACAAGTAA
- a CDS encoding DUF2818 family protein, whose amino-acid sequence MSAAGWFIVLLALAGANLPFLNQRLFGVVPLRAPKKSAWIRIAEMIVLYFVVGTFGFLLEARAGNRFDQGWQFYAITFSLFVVFAFPGFTWQYLVKRRSA is encoded by the coding sequence ATGTCGGCAGCAGGTTGGTTCATTGTGCTGTTGGCGCTCGCGGGCGCCAACCTGCCGTTCCTCAACCAGCGATTGTTCGGCGTCGTGCCGCTTCGCGCACCGAAGAAGAGTGCGTGGATTCGCATCGCTGAAATGATCGTGCTGTATTTTGTGGTCGGTACGTTCGGCTTCCTGCTGGAGGCGCGTGCCGGCAACCGTTTTGACCAGGGCTGGCAGTTCTACGCGATCACCTTCAGTCTTTTTGTCGTGTTCGCGTTCCCCGGCTTCACCTGGCAATATCTCGTCAAACGCCGCTCGGCGTGA
- a CDS encoding MaoC family dehydratase has protein sequence MGLSFEDLEVGKRYAVGSHTFGRDEVVHFAEQFDPQPFHMSEAGGEASMFGGLVASGWHTCSIMMGMLVRNFLKDSTSMGSPGVDEIRWLKPTRVGDTLTMTNTIVSKRVSASKPDRGIVETQWEGHNQHGELIVVVRSKALFGLRHPGSAS, from the coding sequence ATGGGCCTGAGTTTCGAAGATCTCGAAGTGGGCAAGCGCTATGCGGTCGGTTCGCACACGTTTGGGCGCGACGAGGTGGTGCATTTCGCGGAGCAGTTCGATCCGCAGCCGTTCCACATGAGCGAGGCCGGTGGCGAGGCATCGATGTTCGGCGGCCTCGTCGCGAGCGGGTGGCATACGTGCTCGATCATGATGGGCATGCTCGTGCGCAACTTCCTCAAGGACTCGACTTCGATGGGCTCACCCGGCGTCGATGAGATTCGCTGGCTCAAGCCTACGCGCGTAGGCGACACCCTCACGATGACGAACACGATCGTGAGCAAGCGCGTTTCTGCGAGCAAGCCCGATCGCGGTATCGTCGAAACGCAGTGGGAAGGCCATAACCAGCACGGCGAACTGATCGTGGTCGTGCGTTCGAAGGCGCTCTTCGGCCTTCGTCATCCGGGGAGTGCATCGTGA
- a CDS encoding DUF1178 family protein — protein MKVLDLQCPDGHRFEGWFASVDDFESQLSRKLVECPMCGATHVTRLPSAPRLNLSGASETPKASSHEQAAQWQAHAMRVIREVLDKTENVGDRFAEEARRIHYNEAPSRNIRGVASAEDAQALVEEGIDVMPLPVPAALKGPLQ, from the coding sequence ATGAAGGTCCTCGATTTACAGTGTCCAGACGGCCATCGGTTTGAAGGCTGGTTCGCATCGGTTGACGATTTCGAATCGCAACTGTCCCGCAAGCTGGTCGAATGTCCGATGTGCGGCGCCACCCACGTGACCCGCCTGCCGTCCGCGCCCCGGTTGAACCTGTCCGGCGCGAGCGAAACGCCGAAAGCGTCGTCGCACGAGCAGGCGGCGCAATGGCAAGCGCATGCGATGCGTGTAATCCGCGAGGTCCTCGACAAGACGGAGAACGTAGGCGACCGTTTCGCCGAGGAGGCGCGGCGCATTCACTACAACGAAGCGCCGTCGCGCAACATCCGTGGAGTTGCTTCCGCGGAAGATGCGCAAGCTCTCGTCGAAGAAGGCATCGATGTGATGCCGCTGCCGGTTCCGGCCGCGCTGAAGGGTCCGCTGCAATAA
- a CDS encoding phosphotransferase, translating to MAQATPDGDTQKTAQTRTDYSAFEGTRPVAERQRFDTEALSAWLTAHVESFKGPLAIEQFAGGQSNPTFKLVTPGRTYVMRAKPGPKSKLLPSAHAIEREYRVMDALAATDVPVANMLALCEDEAVIGRAFYVMEFVEGRVLWDQSLPGMTREERAAIYDEMNRVIAALHNVKPDAVGLADYGKSGNYFARQIDRWSRQYQASETERIDAMHHLIEWLPKHMPDDSGSRVSVVHGDYRLDNLIFHPSEPRVLAVLDWELSTLGDPLADFSYHCMAWHVDPAQFRGIAGLDWQVLGIPDEAQYVARYCERTGVEIRGDWNFYLAYNMFRIAAILQGIMKRVVDGTAASAQAIDAGRRAKPMAELAWRYAQKVR from the coding sequence ATGGCGCAAGCCACCCCGGATGGAGACACGCAAAAAACCGCGCAAACGCGCACCGACTACTCGGCGTTCGAAGGCACGCGCCCAGTTGCCGAGCGCCAGCGCTTCGACACCGAGGCGCTGAGCGCCTGGCTCACCGCTCACGTGGAGAGCTTCAAAGGCCCGCTCGCGATCGAGCAGTTTGCCGGCGGCCAGTCCAACCCGACGTTCAAGCTCGTCACGCCGGGCCGCACCTATGTCATGCGCGCCAAGCCTGGGCCCAAGTCGAAACTGCTGCCCTCCGCGCACGCGATCGAACGCGAATACCGCGTGATGGACGCGCTCGCTGCAACCGATGTGCCGGTCGCGAACATGCTCGCGCTTTGCGAGGACGAGGCGGTGATCGGCCGCGCGTTCTATGTGATGGAGTTCGTCGAGGGCCGCGTGCTCTGGGACCAGTCGCTTCCCGGCATGACTCGCGAGGAACGCGCCGCAATCTACGACGAGATGAACCGTGTGATAGCCGCGCTCCATAACGTGAAGCCCGATGCCGTGGGCCTTGCCGACTATGGCAAGTCCGGCAATTATTTCGCACGCCAGATCGATCGCTGGAGCCGCCAGTATCAGGCCTCGGAGACGGAACGCATCGACGCCATGCATCACCTGATCGAATGGCTGCCGAAGCACATGCCGGACGACTCAGGTTCGCGCGTGTCGGTCGTGCATGGCGACTACCGCCTCGACAACCTGATCTTCCACCCGAGCGAGCCGCGCGTGCTGGCCGTGCTCGATTGGGAGCTATCCACACTCGGCGACCCGCTCGCCGACTTCTCGTATCACTGCATGGCATGGCACGTCGATCCCGCGCAGTTCCGCGGCATTGCCGGGCTCGACTGGCAGGTGCTCGGCATTCCCGACGAGGCGCAGTACGTCGCGCGCTATTGCGAGCGCACCGGCGTCGAGATTCGCGGCGACTGGAACTTCTATCTCGCCTACAACATGTTCCGGATCGCGGCGATCCTGCAGGGCATCATGAAGCGCGTGGTGGACGGCACCGCCGCGAGCGCGCAGGCAATCGACGCAGGGCGCCGCGCGAAGCCCATGGCCGAACTCGCCTGGCGCTACGCGCAGAAAGTTCGCTAA
- a CDS encoding glutathione binding-like protein: protein MIDVYSWATPNGHKVHIMLEETGLEYRVHPVDIGAGDQFKAEFLAISPNNKIPAITDSEGPRRADGQPFSLFESGAILIYLAAKTGRFMPEDLAARYDVLQWVMFQMGGLGPMLGQAHHFRIYAPEKIDYAVNRYTNEAKRLYNVMETQLEKTEYLAGDEYTIADIAAFPWTRSWQNQGIDLDSLPNVKRWHEAIASRPAVKRGVEVLANARKPLMDEKAKEMLFGATQYAKH, encoded by the coding sequence ATGATCGACGTCTACAGCTGGGCCACGCCGAATGGTCACAAAGTCCATATCATGCTCGAGGAAACCGGCCTCGAATATCGGGTCCATCCGGTCGATATCGGTGCGGGCGACCAGTTCAAGGCCGAATTCCTCGCCATCAGCCCGAACAACAAAATTCCCGCGATTACCGACTCCGAAGGCCCGCGCCGTGCCGACGGCCAGCCGTTCTCGCTGTTCGAGTCGGGTGCGATCCTCATTTATCTCGCGGCAAAAACGGGCCGCTTCATGCCCGAAGACCTCGCCGCGCGCTACGACGTGCTGCAATGGGTGATGTTCCAGATGGGCGGCCTCGGCCCCATGCTCGGCCAGGCGCACCACTTCCGCATCTACGCGCCCGAAAAGATCGACTATGCGGTCAATCGCTACACGAACGAAGCCAAGCGCCTCTACAACGTGATGGAAACGCAGTTGGAAAAGACCGAATATCTGGCCGGCGACGAGTACACCATTGCGGATATTGCCGCTTTCCCGTGGACGCGCTCCTGGCAAAACCAGGGCATCGATCTCGATTCGTTGCCCAATGTAAAGCGTTGGCACGAAGCGATCGCCTCGCGGCCTGCGGTCAAGCGTGGCGTCGAAGTGCTGGCGAATGCGCGCAAGCCGCTCATGGACGAAAAAGCGAAGGAAATGCTTTTCGGCGCAACGCAATACGCCAAACACTGA
- a CDS encoding acyl-CoA dehydrogenase family protein — translation MNFNFTEEQQQLADALRRYLDKNYGFEARQAIVKTPAGVSDAHWNAFVELGLTALPVPAEQGGFDGAPFDMLVVMQELGRALVIEPYWATAVGVEALKLAGGAANAENAALLERVASGEIKLAAAFHEPQSRYDLFSLETQAKETGDGFALTGTKSIVQHGAQADYWIVPARFAGEVALFVVARDAKGVEVSDYRTIDGQRAATLTFKEAHARRLGDASTGAATWEKIADYATFLLCAEAVGAMDALNHATVEYTKTRQQFGVPIARFQALQHRMAEMLIHAEQARSLTYLAAARYSSESADERRRAISAAKVRVGQAARFIGQQAVQLHGGMGVTNEVAAAHLFKRLAIIETTLGDVDHHLERFASLPGFAQAA, via the coding sequence ATGAACTTCAACTTCACCGAAGAGCAACAGCAACTCGCCGACGCGCTGCGTCGCTATCTCGACAAAAACTATGGTTTCGAAGCGCGCCAGGCGATCGTGAAGACGCCTGCGGGCGTATCGGATGCGCACTGGAACGCGTTCGTCGAACTTGGCCTGACCGCGCTGCCGGTGCCGGCGGAGCAGGGCGGCTTCGACGGCGCGCCGTTCGATATGCTCGTCGTCATGCAGGAGCTGGGCCGTGCGCTCGTGATCGAGCCGTACTGGGCAACCGCGGTGGGCGTCGAGGCGCTCAAGCTCGCGGGCGGCGCCGCCAATGCTGAAAACGCGGCGCTGCTCGAACGCGTCGCCTCGGGCGAGATCAAACTCGCCGCCGCTTTCCATGAGCCGCAGTCTCGCTACGACCTGTTCTCGCTGGAGACGCAAGCGAAGGAAACCGGCGACGGCTTCGCGCTCACCGGCACGAAATCGATCGTGCAGCACGGCGCGCAGGCCGACTACTGGATCGTGCCTGCACGGTTCGCGGGCGAGGTGGCGCTCTTCGTCGTCGCGCGCGATGCGAAGGGTGTCGAGGTGAGCGACTACCGTACGATCGACGGCCAGCGCGCCGCAACGCTGACCTTCAAGGAAGCACACGCGCGACGCCTTGGCGACGCAAGCACGGGCGCGGCGACCTGGGAAAAGATCGCCGACTACGCCACCTTCCTGCTGTGCGCGGAAGCCGTGGGCGCCATGGACGCGCTCAACCACGCCACGGTCGAATACACGAAAACGCGCCAGCAGTTCGGCGTGCCGATCGCGCGCTTCCAGGCGCTGCAGCACCGCATGGCCGAAATGCTGATCCACGCGGAGCAGGCGCGCTCGCTGACTTACCTCGCTGCCGCGCGTTACAGTAGCGAATCGGCCGACGAGCGGCGTCGCGCGATCTCGGCGGCGAAGGTGCGCGTTGGCCAGGCGGCGCGCTTCATCGGCCAGCAGGCCGTGCAACTGCACGGCGGCATGGGCGTCACCAACGAAGTCGCGGCCGCGCATTTGTTCAAGCGTCTCGCGATCATCGAAACGACGCTCGGCGATGTCGATCATCATCTTGAACGCTTCGCCTCGCTGCCCGGCTTCGCGCAGGCAGCGTAA
- a CDS encoding NUDIX domain-containing protein, protein MAEHHQHDPALAETCVESTTLYAGNFLTLKRDTVALPDGKHATREYVQHPGAVMVIPLFDDGRVLMERQYRYPLSRVMTEFPAGKLDPQEGALACAIRELKEETGYTAREYVYLAQIHPVISYSTEFIDIYLARGLTAGAAQLDDGEFLETFTATVPELLEWVRTGKITDVKTIIGTFWLEKALSGAWPLAKAEQG, encoded by the coding sequence ATGGCTGAACATCATCAACACGACCCGGCGCTCGCCGAGACGTGCGTGGAAAGCACGACGCTCTACGCCGGCAATTTTCTTACCCTGAAGCGCGACACGGTCGCCTTGCCGGACGGCAAGCACGCCACGCGCGAGTACGTTCAGCACCCCGGCGCGGTGATGGTGATCCCGCTGTTCGATGACGGGCGCGTGCTGATGGAGCGCCAGTACCGCTATCCGCTCTCGCGCGTGATGACGGAATTCCCGGCCGGCAAACTCGATCCGCAGGAAGGCGCGCTCGCCTGCGCGATCCGCGAACTCAAGGAAGAGACGGGCTATACCGCGCGCGAGTACGTTTATCTCGCGCAGATCCATCCGGTCATCTCGTACTCGACCGAATTCATCGACATCTATCTTGCCCGTGGGCTGACCGCAGGTGCGGCGCAGCTCGACGACGGCGAGTTTCTCGAAACCTTCACGGCGACGGTTCCCGAACTGCTCGAATGGGTGCGCACGGGCAAGATCACCGACGTGAAGACGATCATCGGTACGTTCTGGCTCGAAAAGGCGCTGTCGGGCGCGTGGCCGCTCGCGAAGGCAGAGCAGGGCTGA
- a CDS encoding acyl-CoA dehydrogenase family protein translates to MDLDYTPADDAFRAEIRAWLEANLPQAMRDKVLNHKRLSRDDIASWHQLLGKKGWSAPAWPAEWGGPGWTEAQRHLWDAECGRIGAPPVLPFGVSMVAPVLMKYGNEAQKRRYLPRILSGEDWWCQGYSEPGSGSDLASLRTRAVREGDHYVVNGQKTWTTLGQHADMMFCLVRTDPAAKKQEGISFLLIDMKTPGITVRPIITLDEDHEVNEVFFEDVKVPVENLVGEENRGWTYAKYLLGHERTGIARVGASNRELAFLKGVALKQKKHGKPLLEDPVFAARVAAVEIELMALEVTAERVIASASNGRGPGPEASMLKIKGTEIQQALTELMVDAVGPLAAAFDPAFLEGEHEHAAGGDDDAAPLAAYYFNYRKTSIYGGSNEIQKNIISQMILGI, encoded by the coding sequence ATGGATCTGGACTACACCCCCGCTGACGACGCATTTCGCGCCGAAATCCGCGCCTGGCTCGAGGCCAATCTGCCTCAGGCGATGCGCGACAAGGTTCTCAACCACAAGCGCCTCTCGCGCGACGACATCGCCAGCTGGCACCAGCTGCTAGGGAAGAAGGGCTGGTCCGCGCCTGCGTGGCCTGCGGAGTGGGGCGGCCCCGGCTGGACCGAAGCGCAACGCCACCTCTGGGACGCCGAATGCGGTCGCATCGGGGCGCCGCCGGTGCTGCCGTTCGGCGTCTCGATGGTCGCGCCCGTGCTCATGAAGTACGGCAACGAGGCGCAAAAGCGCCGCTATCTCCCGCGTATCCTTTCCGGTGAAGACTGGTGGTGCCAGGGCTACTCCGAGCCGGGCTCGGGATCCGATCTCGCTTCGCTGCGCACGCGTGCTGTCCGGGAAGGCGATCACTACGTCGTGAACGGCCAGAAGACCTGGACCACGCTCGGCCAGCACGCCGACATGATGTTCTGCCTCGTGCGCACCGATCCCGCTGCCAAGAAGCAGGAAGGCATTTCGTTCCTCCTCATCGACATGAAAACGCCGGGCATTACCGTGCGTCCGATCATTACGCTCGATGAAGACCATGAGGTGAACGAAGTCTTTTTCGAAGACGTGAAGGTGCCTGTTGAAAATCTTGTCGGCGAGGAGAACCGCGGCTGGACTTACGCGAAGTATCTGCTGGGGCACGAGCGCACGGGCATCGCGCGCGTGGGTGCGTCGAACCGCGAACTGGCATTCCTCAAGGGCGTCGCGCTCAAGCAGAAGAAGCACGGCAAACCGCTGCTGGAAGATCCCGTATTCGCGGCGCGCGTGGCAGCCGTCGAAATCGAACTGATGGCACTCGAAGTCACCGCCGAGCGCGTGATCGCGAGCGCGTCGAACGGGCGCGGCCCCGGTCCCGAAGCGTCGATGCTCAAGATCAAGGGCACGGAGATCCAGCAGGCGCTGACCGAACTGATGGTCGATGCGGTCGGCCCGCTTGCTGCTGCGTTCGATCCGGCCTTCCTCGAGGGCGAGCATGAACACGCGGCAGGCGGCGACGACGACGCAGCACCGCTCGCGGCGTACTACTTCAACTATCGCAAGACGTCGATCTACGGCGGGTCGAACGAAATTCAGAAGAACATCATCTCGCAGATGATTCTGGGGATTTGA
- a CDS encoding MaoC family dehydratase encodes MSESDITQIADAAALRALIGAGPLVSGWREVSEADVHGFADATGDHQWIHIDAERARRESPFGGPIAHGFLTLSLIPVLLGATLHMRQRMGVNYGLNRVRFTQPVPVGAQVRARIAVKEVSDVEGGGVQVVWDVSIEREGSERPACVAEFITRHYF; translated from the coding sequence GTGAGTGAAAGCGACATCACGCAGATTGCCGACGCGGCGGCGTTGCGCGCGCTGATTGGCGCGGGGCCGCTCGTGAGCGGCTGGCGCGAAGTGAGCGAAGCGGACGTGCACGGTTTTGCCGATGCCACGGGCGACCACCAGTGGATCCACATCGACGCCGAACGTGCGCGCCGCGAGTCACCGTTCGGCGGCCCGATTGCGCATGGCTTTCTCACGCTTTCGCTGATTCCTGTGCTGCTCGGCGCAACGCTGCACATGCGCCAGCGCATGGGCGTGAACTACGGGCTCAACCGCGTGCGCTTCACGCAGCCGGTGCCCGTGGGCGCGCAAGTGCGTGCGCGTATCGCGGTGAAAGAAGTGAGCGACGTGGAAGGCGGCGGCGTGCAGGTCGTGTGGGATGTGAGCATCGAGCGGGAAGGAAGCGAGCGGCCCGCTTGCGTGGCCGAATTCATCACACGGCATTACTTCTAA
- a CDS encoding acyl-CoA dehydrogenase — MNFDYSPKVQALREKLLAFFDEHIYPNEAVFHEEVERNRANGNPWVPTQIVEQLKEKARAAGLWNLFLPASERGAGLTNLEYAPLCEIMGRVHWAPEVFNCSAPDTGNMETIERYGSEAHKQQWLAPLLAGQIRSAFLMTEPDVASSDATNIQTRIERDGDDYVINGTKWWSSGAGDPRCAIYILMGKTDPDAPRHAQQSMILVPSDTAGITVRRPLTVFGYDDAPHGHMEITLENVRVPASNILLGEGRGFEIAQGRLGPGRIHHCMRLIGLAERALEFMAKRALSRVAFGKPVAQQTVTQERIAEARCMIEQARLLTLKTAYMMDTVGNKGARGEIAMIKVVAPNMACQVIDWAMQVHGAAGVSGDFPLAYSYASARTLRFADGPDEVHRNAIAKLELARHMDAGAASRVEMPVTRS; from the coding sequence ATGAATTTCGATTACTCCCCGAAAGTGCAGGCGCTGCGCGAGAAACTGCTCGCGTTCTTCGACGAACACATTTACCCGAACGAGGCGGTCTTCCACGAAGAGGTCGAGCGCAATCGCGCAAACGGCAACCCGTGGGTGCCCACGCAAATCGTCGAGCAGTTGAAGGAGAAGGCGCGCGCGGCCGGACTATGGAACCTGTTCCTGCCCGCCTCGGAACGCGGCGCGGGCCTCACGAACCTCGAATATGCGCCGCTGTGCGAAATCATGGGCCGCGTGCACTGGGCGCCCGAAGTGTTCAACTGCAGCGCGCCCGATACCGGCAACATGGAGACGATCGAGCGCTACGGCAGCGAGGCGCACAAGCAGCAATGGCTCGCGCCGCTGCTGGCAGGCCAGATCCGGTCGGCGTTTCTGATGACCGAGCCCGACGTAGCCTCGTCGGACGCGACGAACATCCAGACGCGCATCGAGCGCGACGGCGACGACTATGTCATCAATGGCACGAAGTGGTGGTCGTCGGGTGCGGGCGACCCGCGCTGCGCGATCTATATCCTGATGGGCAAAACCGATCCCGACGCACCGCGCCATGCGCAGCAGTCGATGATTCTCGTGCCTTCGGATACGGCCGGCATCACCGTGCGCCGCCCGCTCACGGTATTCGGCTACGACGACGCGCCGCACGGCCACATGGAAATCACGCTCGAAAACGTGCGCGTGCCCGCATCGAATATCCTGCTCGGCGAAGGCCGTGGCTTCGAAATCGCGCAAGGACGCCTCGGCCCGGGCCGCATCCATCACTGCATGCGCCTCATTGGCCTGGCCGAACGTGCGCTCGAATTCATGGCGAAACGCGCGCTCTCGCGCGTGGCGTTCGGCAAGCCGGTCGCCCAGCAGACCGTCACGCAGGAGCGCATTGCCGAAGCGCGCTGCATGATCGAACAGGCGCGCCTGCTTACGCTCAAGACGGCGTACATGATGGACACCGTGGGTAACAAGGGCGCGCGCGGCGAGATCGCGATGATCAAGGTGGTCGCGCCGAACATGGCTTGTCAGGTAATCGACTGGGCCATGCAGGTGCACGGCGCGGCGGGCGTGAGCGGCGACTTCCCGCTCGCCTACTCGTACGCTTCGGCACGCACGCTGCGCTTCGCGGACGGCCCCGACGAGGTGCACCGCAATGCCATCGCCAAGCTCGAACTGGCGCGCCATATGGACGCGGGCGCGGCATCGCGCGTGGAAATGCCGGTCACACGCTCGTAA